The following DNA comes from Ignavibacteriales bacterium.
ATGTGAAGAGTTTTGAAGATGCAACACCGGAAGTTGCAAGCGGGTATCAAGAAGCAGCGTCCAAACAGCGCGAACAGGATTGGACCGTTGCTCTCAAGAAAAAGTTTCCGGTGACCATTAATAAAGAAGCATTGTCAGAAGCGTTTAAAAGGAAACGGGTTGAATCCCAATAAGTATCTTTTCACTGTTCTTCTTGCTCTCACGGCGATCGGTTGTTCCAAGAATGAACCGGATAAAACACCTGTCGCCAGCATCGACAAGCAAACGCTGGCCTTAGAAGAAATCCGTGCACATATTGATACAACGCGTGAGCCATCGCAAGCACAAATTCAGCAGTACATACAACGGTGGCTCACAGAAGAATCGCTGTATCGTGAGGCGATAGATCGCGGTCTCGATCGTACGGAGGAGATGAATCAAAAAGTAGAGGATGTGCGGAGACAATTGGCAATCAATGCACTCTTAGAGAAAGAAGTGTACTCCCAGCAGACATCGAATTTTACTATGCAGGATGTTCGTCAATATTATGACGCACATAGTAAAGAATTTAACGTTATGCACGACATGGCATTAGTCAGCTTTGCACTTTTTAAGAACCGAGATGCTGCAACACAATTTCGCAATCTTGTGCTGAAAGGAACGCAATGGAATTCTGCAATCAATCAACATGCGCAATCGGTCGTACTGCGTGTAGATTCATCGTACCGGACTGAAGCAACGCTGATACCGGCAGAGTTATGGCGC
Coding sequences within:
- a CDS encoding peptidyl-prolyl cis-trans isomerase codes for the protein MNPNKYLFTVLLALTAIGCSKNEPDKTPVASIDKQTLALEEIRAHIDTTREPSQAQIQQYIQRWLTEESLYREAIDRGLDRTEEMNQKVEDVRRQLAINALLEKEVYSQQTSNFTMQDVRQYYDAHSKEFNVMHDMALVSFALFKNRDAATQFRNLVLKGTQWNSAINQHAQSVVLRVDSSYRTEATLIPAELWRVASKSTNRELSFPISTDNGYYIIVVWKFIKQGQTADVPFVEQEIRGRLTVERRRQMYDQLVQNLRSKHAIQVFINLASDSGKAKTEE